The sequence CCCGAAAAATTCTGAGGCAATCACCTCCGGCTTGCCGTCGTTATTTATATCTCCCACGGCGACGCCCCCAAGCCGAACCGCATGCGGAAAATCCCAAAGCAGGTTGCCTGAGCTATCCATTACCCTGATGCCGCACGGGGGACACCGGAAGCCATATGAAATAAGAATATCGTTGATCCCATCGCCGGAAAGATCTGCGACTTCAATGAAAGGTATCGAGGCTACTCCCGTAGCAGGTACACTATAGCTCTGGACAACCACGCCGTCCTTGTTAAAAACATAGACGGCGCTCGCGCCGGGTGCTCCCACAATGACTTCATTGCGACCGTCACCTGTAACATCCGCAATCTTCACATGGTCACCAACTTCATTACCGGATCCGGTTCTAGGCAACTGGAATTTCCAAAGAAGCGTCCCGTCGTTCTTAATGGCGTAGAGAAATGAAGGGAGCTGGCTCTCGTACCCGGCAACATCATTAATTCCGTCCCCGTCAATGTCACCTATCGCCACGTTCCAGACCGCTGCCTGTGTCTCAGTCGCAAAGCGCCATAAGATTTGGCCCGCGTTGTCGATTGCAACAATGGATGAACCGGGGTTTGTTCCAACGCTATAAGCAATGACAACATCGGGCTTACCATCACCTGTGATGTCGCCTGCCTTAATATCGATGGGCTGACGGCCTACTTCAGCACGCCAGAGAATCTGAGGCGTCGGCGCATTCTGAACCGATTTTTGATTAGTTCCGAGCTGAGCATACCCCATGGTGTCGCCAATCAGGGCGGCTCCGATTGCGATGACTCCGAAGGCGAAGGCGCAGTGGGCACTTCTGTTTCTCACGTATCCTCCTGGGTAGTAAGATGAAGGGCTGCGTGCGATTTTATGTCGTGGATAGTCGGAAAAGCGATACGGAGAAATACGTTATGCGCCGTGTTGACATTGCAACGGACAAGGTCAAGGCCTGCATCTCCAAACGGCTGGGTACACCGACAATGATACCATTACGCTGCTTGGGACCGGGGGTCTTTGTCGGCGGGCGGGGGGCCTGCTTAGGGAACCCGACACCATAGCCATTCATCTTCCACTCCTGGCTCAAGAACCCATCCCCCGGGTTTCCTACGACCAACTTGCTCGAAAAGGAAACCCATCAATAGGCCAGGAACGATAGACATGGACTTATCGAAGGCCAACGCTATAAGAATCTCTAGTGATCCACAATCAGCGGGAGAAGCCTCAGGAGATCGAGCCGATTAGCTGACAGCCAGTATTGGATTTTGTACAGCTACCACAATTCTTCGGGCATGCCGTCATGTGCTTCCAAAGAACTTATAGAAATCAGTTCCACCGTGAAAGGAATATGGTTTGAAGTCAGTAAGTTCCTTAGGAAAATGTTCTCCTCCGGAAGCCATCCCCGCTTTGCTTCCTATGGGTGTACCAAAAAGTTTAGTCTGTACAACGAAGACATCCGGGAGTTTCCCAGCTTTGGACTCATTGATTACAAAATCCAGAGAATAGTGGTTGGTTGATAACCACCCACGGCGAATGAGCATTGGAACGAGGTCAAAACGTCTTGAAATGACTTGGTGCAGCGCACTAAGTGCGTCGAGGACTCTGCCTAGAGTGCACTCACGAATGTTCTGGAGCCTGTCATGCTTGAGAGCGTTATGTGCTTTCCACCAAGGAAGCACTGTGGTCCTATCAACCCAATCTTCAAATGGTGATCTAGTCAGAGGCGGGGAGATGAACATAATCGATCTTGTGTTGACCAGGTCCAGCTTCTTCGAATAAAGCTCACAGAAATCAGGTAGATGACATTCTGCTCTTTTCTTATTCACTCCTAAGCCTGACACGATGTCAGGGGTCATGTCCCGAAATACTGAGTCAATGAGGCCACAGGCGTCAATAAGATGGCTTGTGAGCATTGGTGCTTCGAGAGATTCATTGTTGTTGGCAAGCGGCACATGCTCGCCGAAATTCAGTATTCCCCTTTCAATCCTCTCATACCAGTCCACCAGTTGGCTCGATGTGTAGTCATCCATTCAGACTTACCTCACTCAGAGGCTAGTAGGGGACTCCTGTTTCAATTGTGTTTTTTTTCGGCTTGACGTCCGAGCCGTCAGGCGTGGCTCACCGTTCAGGACAACCACCGTCGTGTTAATTGGTACCCCAGCCTCTCTCATAAGCTGGTTCCAGTCGTTCTCAGTGCGAAACCGATTCGTCTCATAGATTACATACACGAACCGCACCCAATCTTTAGAGAAGTATCCGCGAGTATCAGCGAGAAGCTGATCCGCAATAGTTGGAACGTCCTCTATTCGATATAGAAATTTGTACTCAATGAGTGTCTCGAGAGATGGAATGCCTGTATCAGGCTCAAAATTCTTTATCTGTTTGGAAAGTGAAGGCTCGTGTTTAAGGTCTGGAAAAACACATTTCAAGATGGACTCAATCCTTATATGCACATCCCTTTCATTCTGAGGGACCTCGGGGAAGACGTCGGGATTAGCAATGACATAGATAACATTGCGAATAATGTCCAACAGATCCTTGGTCACTGTTGTGTGCTTGTCGCCGGGTAAAAGCCCCTTCAGTGCTGCCAGATAACAACTAATTCGACCGAGCACGACTGAATATGATTCACCATCTTGATCCGCTTTAGCTTGCGAAAACCCCTTTTTTGTCGCTAACTCCTTATATTCTAAATAGCCAGCGTTTCTCAGTTCTGGCATACCCAAGTATTCGAGAGCAGCCAGTAACTGCAGAAAGGTTGCCTCGATTACCCAACTCGGCTCATAAGCTTGTTCTCTAAAATCTTCCCAATGAGAAAACTGATTACTAGCCCTGGTTATCTGCTCTTCCAGATTGAGAATAATGGTCTGCAGGGGCACATTTGTAATCATCATTACGTTATCCACATAGCTAGCGGCCAAAGCCAATTCGAAATAAACGAGTCAACGCACGAAACAAGGCGGATCTATCGAGGGCTGTCAGTGGTGATGGTTGTCGTTCCTGACATTCAATATCGTACGATCCTATGGGCATGATGACATCTTGTCCTGTCATGGATTGCCAGTCAAACGGCAACTTCAACCCACTGACAGGTTCATCACTTTTGGTGTTCAAGGTTAACTTGATAAAATGTTCCTTCCAGTTGATTCCCAGTAAACGGGAAAAGAATTCTGGGCCGATTTCAATATGTACATCGAGACGCGGAGGGCGCTCAACTATTAGCTGGTCAGGCACACCCCTTGCTGCATGCAGCTTCACGACATTGTCGGCATCGTCACTGGCAACATCTATGGTGTTCCAG is a genomic window of Candidatus Nitrospira kreftii containing:
- a CDS encoding hypothetical protein (conserved protein of unknown function) — protein: MITNVPLQTIILNLEEQITRASNQFSHWEDFREQAYEPSWVIEATFLQLLAALEYLGMPELRNAGYLEYKELATKKGFSQAKADQDGESYSVVLGRISCYLAALKGLLPGDKHTTVTKDLLDIIRNVIYVIANPDVFPEVPQNERDVHIRIESILKCVFPDLKHEPSLSKQIKNFEPDTGIPSLETLIEYKFLYRIEDVPTIADQLLADTRGYFSKDWVRFVYVIYETNRFRTENDWNQLMREAGVPINTTVVVLNGEPRLTARTSSRKKTQLKQESPTSL